In Glycine max cultivar Williams 82 chromosome 7, Glycine_max_v4.0, whole genome shotgun sequence, a single window of DNA contains:
- the LOC102668001 gene encoding uncharacterized protein, producing the protein MDFDDSIQAIVDTTYPDLLQNYNNADFLQKRAILASTKDVVDKINDYVLSLILDDEKEYYSADIVDKSDELLNPTFGVLTPEFLNSLKTSGILNHKLRIKISTPIILLRNLDQAYGLCNGTRLIVIKLGTNVVEAEVITEPNIGHRTYIPRMNMSPSDSPWPFKLIRRQFPFMVSFAMTINKSHSP; encoded by the coding sequence ATGGATTTTGATGATTCTATCCAAGCAATTGTTGACACAACATATCCAGATTTATTACAAAACTACAACAACGCAGATTTCTTGCAAAAGAGAGCTATTCTAGCCTCTACAAAAGATGTTGTTGACAAAATAAATGACTATGTCTTGTCTTTGATTCTCGATGACGAGAAAGAGTATTATAGTGCTGATATTGTTGACAAATCTGATGAACTACTCAATCCTACTTTTGGAGTACTAACACCTGAGTTTCTGAACTCCTTGAAAACATCAGGGATACTTAATCACAAGCTAAGAATCAAGATTAGTACTCCCATCATACTACTACGAAATTTGGACCAGGCATATGGTTTATGCAATGGAACTCGGCTTATTGTCATCAAACTTGGTACCAATGTAGTTGAAGCAGAGGTAATAACTGAACCCAATATAGGTCATAGGACATACATACCAAGAATGAATATGTCTCCTTCTGATTCTCCATGGCCATTCAAACTAATTAGAAGACAGTTTCCATTCATGGTTTCATTTGCAATGACCATAAACAAGTCTCACAGTCCTTAG
- the LOC102668119 gene encoding protein MAIN-LIKE 2, which yields MHMVFLDVLRDLTQNGTYAWGTAALVHMYDNLNEASKSTVRQLAGYITPLQCWIYEHFSFVGSTLATKDYDERRPRACQWTSCKALPVSTYRRRLDRLTPNVVGWIPYGDHHSFREFEVISLLFGHLKWGPLTIIHQPERIV from the exons ATGCACATGGTATTCTTGGATGTACTGCGTGACTTGACGCAGAATGGGACTTACGCTTGGGGCACTGCTGCACTTGTGCAcatgtatgataatttaaatgagGCGTCAAAGAGCACGGTGAGGCAGCTTGCAGGATATATCACTCCATTACAG TGTTGGATCTACGAGCATTTCTCATTCGTTGGTTCCACCCTAGCTACCAAGGATTATGATGAAAGGAGACCGCGTGCATGCCAATGGACCTCGTGCAAGGCGCTGCCTGTGTCGACGTATCGTAGGCGTTTGGATAGACTGACCCCTAATGTAGTGGGATGGATTCCATATGGTGACCACCATTCATTTAGAGAATTTGAGGTCATCTCGTTGCTTTTCGGCCATCTCAAATGGGGTCCTTTGACAATCATTCACCAACCGGAGAGGATTGTATGA